GGGCTTGTCCGATAATCCGTTCCGATTCTGTTCCGGCGTAGATGTTGGCGGTATCGATAAAATTAATTCCCTGATCCAGTGCCGCATGAATAATGCGGATAGAAGTCGGCTCGTCCGCCCGTTTACCAAAGGCATTGGTGCCGAGTCCAAGTGCGGAAACCCGCAGACCGCTATTCCCCAAACGTCGATATTCCATCGTTCATCGCTCCTTCTCTGTCATTTCTTGTATAGCAGATTATAACGTAATCTATTGAAAACGTGTTATTAATATAGTTAAATGATTCTAAGACCGTTATTAAAGGAGATATGATGGAGAACAATGCTGCACATTTAACCCGACGGAAGCCGAAGAAGCCGAAGAAGAGATGGAAGAAGCCTCTAATTATCATCCTGAGCACACTCATTGTGCTGGGAGGAGTCGGATTTATCTATCAAAAACAACTCGTCCTGCTGGCATTTAACCTGTTTGCCTCGGGTACTGTAAAGGAAGCCCTTGATGAATCCTTCAAGCCGGTTGGCGATAAGGATGCACCCGTTGTAGAACATACCGATCCATTCTCGCTGTTGCTGCTAGGGATTGACCAACGGGATAACGAACCTAGTCGTTCGGATACGATCATCTATTCTGTCGTTCGTCCGGAAGAAAATAAAGTGTTGCTGCTGTCGATTCCGCGTGACTCCTATACCGATATTATCGGCCGGGATGTGAAATCGAAGATTAATTCTGCGTATGCGCATGGTGAAGCCAAGATGGCGATGGATACCGTAGAACATCTGTTGGAAAACAAAGTCGATTTCTATGCCGCAATTAATTTTAACGGACTCAAGGATATTGTTGATGCGGTTGGCGGTGTTGAATTGCCAATTAAGAAAAATATTGAGAACAAATTGAAAACGCATGAGAAGCTGTTTGTTGAAGCCAACAAACCGATCTACAGCGGAGAGGAAGCGCTGGGCTATGTACGTTACCGGGAAGATTCCGATTTCAATCGGACGATGCGGCACCGTCTTTTTCTAAGTGCCTTCATGAATCGTGCGCTTGAGGTCAAAAATCTCACCAAGATCCCGGACGTTATCCAGATCGCTGGATCGAATTTTACAACCAACATGAACTCGGATTTCATTATGAAATTTGCCGAGTCTCTATATATGAAAGACAACGCACCAACAATCAGCAATTACATGCTGAAGGGTGAGGGCGCAACGCGTAGCGGCACATGGTACTATGATTTGTCAGAGAGTGATCTGCAATATGTGCGAACCCTGCTTGCCAACTGGCTGGACCCGGATACCACCGAAATTATGGAGCCGGAGACGGCGGATACGAAAGATCCGGCGTAAGTATCCGAGGCTCAGTAAGATGACCGGAAGTTGTATACGTGTGCAGAATGACTATATCAATGAATGAGAGTCCTGGGAGCTGATGCTTCCCGGGCTTTTTGTTATGTAAGCATTTTGTATAAATCCCATAACGACTTCCAATCCACAGAGAACGGTAAATGATTCTATTCCTTAAACCCCATTTTATGGCATACATATAGTAAAATATAGGGAATGAATTCAACATCAACCAACGGAGGAAGCTCATGAAAGAGTTCAAGGATCGGCTTCACCAGGTTCAGGAGCAGCAGAAGCAGCTGGTAAAGGAGTACAATGCCCTGCTTCAGGAGTATCAATCAGATGATCTGATCGTGCAGAATGAACAACTGCGTGCGCAATATGAAGCGCATCAACTCAAGCTGCAACAGCTTGAAGTACGCACACGCAAAATGGAAGAAGAGAATGCCCGTCTTCGCATGGCTCTGTCCGAACAGATGCTGGATGAGAAATTGAATCTCATTCGTGTATCCCAGGAGAAGATGGAGACGTATTTCCGAGGAAAGACGAGTGTACATAATGATCGGCTCGCAGCGCATGAACATCGCACCAAAGTGAATTTAAATGCGATATTCAACAGGGCTTCAGAGGAACTTCAGGGCGACGCCAATGAGATGAAGGAGAGAATTGCTTATCTGGCTGCTGAGGTGCAGGAACGAATTGAGGCGCATAGACAGACCTTGTGGGAGAGAGAAGAGGCGCTACGTGGCCAGTTGCAACAAGGATATGAGCATATGGCGGAGGAAGGTTTAAGCGAAGAGACCATTCAGCGGCGCATTCGCCAGAACCGGATGGAGATGAAAATTGGTCTAAGCTGGATCAATAAGGTCGCCATCCTGCTCATTATTCTTGGCGTTGGAGCGGCGTTTCGCTACTCATACGCGACCTGGTTCAACGATGAGATGAAAGGCGGCGCTTTTTTCCTGCTTGGTGTGCTCATGCTTGCCGGGGGTGAATGGCTGTTCCGGCGCAAACGTCAAACGTTCGCGATGGGGCTGCTGGGAGGCGGGATTTCCGTGCTGTTTGGCTCGATCTTCTACAGTTACTTTTTACTGCATATGATCGGGTTATATACGGGACTTGCCTTGTCGATATTGGTTTCGGCCTTATCCGTGCTGTTATCGTTGAGGTATCAGTCCAGGACCATCTGCTCACTTGGTTTGGTTGGAGGGTATCTACCGTTAATCTCCTATATGGCCTATTTCGGTCTTCAAGGTTCGGCTGTGTATGTTGCCATGATCTATCTGTTGCTCTTAAACGGAATTATTGTATTAATTTCATTTGGCAAACGGTGGCCGATTGTGCATTATATCAGTTTTTTGTTCAACACACCGTCCATGCTCATCCTGTTATGGCTCTCACCAAGTGAGAAGATCGGCATGTTGTATTCCATTGTGACATTTGCATTATATCTCGGCATCACCCTGGCGTACCCCTTCAAACATCGGGTGAAGTTGACCTGGTTGGACTTCGCACTGCTGGCCATGAATACGAGCATCAGCTGTCTGATGTTGTATGTATTGTTCGATGCAGCGGGCTGGAATGACGCACAGGGCTTGCTTGCTCTGATTTTTGCTCTGGTCTATTTCGGGCTCGCCCGTTTTATCCAGCAGAGGATGCCTCAGGAAAAGCAGACCCTTCTATTGTTCTACGTGACTTCCCTGACCTTTGCCATTCTGATTATACCGTTCCAGTTTGGTGCGAAGTGGCTGTCTATGGGCTGGCTGATCGAAGGAGTTCTGCTGGTTACGCTCGGACATCTCAAGCGGTTCAAGTTGGTGGAACTTGCCGGATGGGGAATCGTGCTTCTGTGCATGTTTACCTTTGTGTACTATGACGTGCTGGTGCTGTTCATCATGGGGGAGCAATCCTATTTCATGTTAAAATACTCCTGCATCACGCTTGGTGCGCTGCTTATTACGCTCTATTATGCCTTGGATCGGAAGGGCTCCCTATCCGGGGAGAAATATCATTATAGCCAGACAGAGCTTGGCTTTTTGAATGCGTTCAAGTACGTCACACTCGCCAATCTGTGGTTATATGTGCTGTATGAATCGAATGAATTGTATATGAAAGCCGTCGATGACTCATTTCTGTTATACCTGTTCTACAAATGGCTGATGTTCGCTGCGCTGACTATTGCCATGGCCTATGGATTGGGTAAAGTGAGGCTTTTGCGTGATCGGATCGTGCAGGGTTATATCGTCTTCCTGCATGCGGTGGGCTGTTGTATTGCACTGGCAGTAACGTTATCCATGCCGGCACTTCAGCCGGATGTTCAGCAGCACACAGCGGCTGAAGTCGTAGGTTTACTCGTATTAATCATCTTTAATGTGGGCGTGTTCTTTGCAGGAAGGGATCTGCTGATCACGGCAATCCGCGGGCAGTTCAAGAGCGTTGAATGGTATCCGGTGATCGCAGGGGTCTATCTGCTGGGTGTCATCACCGTGTTCATGACGGTCCAGTTCCAATGGGGAGATGTAGGGCTGATGTTCAGCCTAATCTATCTGCTGCTTGCTATCCTGTACATTGCCTATGGGTTCCGCAGAAAATATGTAATGATTCGGCGCCTAGGTCTGGGACTGACGTTGTTTTCCACCGGGAAAATGGTGTTCTATGATGTGGGATTGCTTACATCCGGTAGCAAGATCATTGCCTATTTCAGCTTTGGCGTACTGCTGCTTGGAATTTCTTATCTGTATCAGAAGGTGTCGAGCCGGATGGAGGAAATTCAGGCTAGAGAGGCCGAGCAGTCTAATGAATCTGATCTGCCGGAGGATGAAAAGAACCAATTTTAGGATAGTTGATACAGCATTCACAATCTTTGGGGAGGGATATAACATGGGATTTGATCTGAGTATCATGTTATGGCAATTATTATGGATTGCTGGCCCTGTAGCGCTCATTGTCTATGGGTGGAGGAAACTTGGTATCAGGAAAAAGCGGCGCTAAGGGCATAAAATGCCGTTGCAACATCGCTTTTGACAAAATTTCATTATCGGATGCACTGATCGGTATCCATATGTAAAAATACATTAAAATGAGGCTCTTGAGCGCTGGTTGTTAGCGTCCAGGGGCCTTATTCTTATGACCGGATTATGATCTGATCCTCAGTCAGGATGGGATTACCCAGCATAAGATGACATTCGTGAAACGTTTTTTCTGTTGATCACGTTATAATAGAGTATACTTACCGCTGGGTATTCAGTTGCAACCATGAAGTTTCGGTTGTGGTTGTACCTTTCAGTGATTCTCCGCGATCATCATTGATGCGGGAGAGCACCGTTAAGGTAATGGACAGAGTGAAGGCGAGCAGCACATATATGAAAATGTTTTTTTTGTTCATGATGAGGGACCTCTCTTGTTGATTGGGCTAAGGTATGCATACGACCGTTATGAGAAAAAAGGCACAACGTCTGGTATAGTAGAGAAAAGCATATGACGATGCCTGTATACACTATATAAATTGTTATGGATGCAAACAATGGAACAAATCTGATGAATTTATCATTATTTATGAACGAAAGCGCTCATAGAGATAGAGTGATATTTTGAAGGTGGGAGAATAACATGCGGGAGACGGCAAAAATCGTCATTCGTACGCCAGGGCAGGAAAGTGACGGTTCGTTTGCTTATGTCAGCCAGGGGCGTTCCATTACAGTGGGGCGTTATACGGGTGGAGATGAATTGGACTTGTCTGTCTACAATCAGTTGATATCGAAGCGGCATTGCCGCATTCATTATGATGCTCAGTATCAGCTGTGGATTGAGGACTTGGATAGTAAAAATGGAACGGAATTGAACGGGCAGCGCCTCGTTCCTTATGAGAAATACCCGTTTGCCGAAGGAGACAGCCTGACGCTGGTCAACGGTTTGATTCAGCTTCGCGTAGAAGGGGATCTCGAAGAAACGAGAGAATATCGGATATCTGACCTGCTGGGCGAGGGTGTGCGTTTGCAGGATCACCTGCAAACCGTGCAGATTGGAGAAGTGGAGATTCCACTGTCCAAGAAGGAGTACCAACTGTTCAAGCTGCTGTACAGCCAGTTGGATCACTTT
Above is a window of Paenibacillus sp. E222 DNA encoding:
- a CDS encoding LCP family protein; amino-acid sequence: MMENNAAHLTRRKPKKPKKRWKKPLIIILSTLIVLGGVGFIYQKQLVLLAFNLFASGTVKEALDESFKPVGDKDAPVVEHTDPFSLLLLGIDQRDNEPSRSDTIIYSVVRPEENKVLLLSIPRDSYTDIIGRDVKSKINSAYAHGEAKMAMDTVEHLLENKVDFYAAINFNGLKDIVDAVGGVELPIKKNIENKLKTHEKLFVEANKPIYSGEEALGYVRYREDSDFNRTMRHRLFLSAFMNRALEVKNLTKIPDVIQIAGSNFTTNMNSDFIMKFAESLYMKDNAPTISNYMLKGEGATRSGTWYYDLSESDLQYVRTLLANWLDPDTTEIMEPETADTKDPA
- a CDS encoding DUF2339 domain-containing protein — protein: MKEFKDRLHQVQEQQKQLVKEYNALLQEYQSDDLIVQNEQLRAQYEAHQLKLQQLEVRTRKMEEENARLRMALSEQMLDEKLNLIRVSQEKMETYFRGKTSVHNDRLAAHEHRTKVNLNAIFNRASEELQGDANEMKERIAYLAAEVQERIEAHRQTLWEREEALRGQLQQGYEHMAEEGLSEETIQRRIRQNRMEMKIGLSWINKVAILLIILGVGAAFRYSYATWFNDEMKGGAFFLLGVLMLAGGEWLFRRKRQTFAMGLLGGGISVLFGSIFYSYFLLHMIGLYTGLALSILVSALSVLLSLRYQSRTICSLGLVGGYLPLISYMAYFGLQGSAVYVAMIYLLLLNGIIVLISFGKRWPIVHYISFLFNTPSMLILLWLSPSEKIGMLYSIVTFALYLGITLAYPFKHRVKLTWLDFALLAMNTSISCLMLYVLFDAAGWNDAQGLLALIFALVYFGLARFIQQRMPQEKQTLLLFYVTSLTFAILIIPFQFGAKWLSMGWLIEGVLLVTLGHLKRFKLVELAGWGIVLLCMFTFVYYDVLVLFIMGEQSYFMLKYSCITLGALLITLYYALDRKGSLSGEKYHYSQTELGFLNAFKYVTLANLWLYVLYESNELYMKAVDDSFLLYLFYKWLMFAALTIAMAYGLGKVRLLRDRIVQGYIVFLHAVGCCIALAVTLSMPALQPDVQQHTAAEVVGLLVLIIFNVGVFFAGRDLLITAIRGQFKSVEWYPVIAGVYLLGVITVFMTVQFQWGDVGLMFSLIYLLLAILYIAYGFRRKYVMIRRLGLGLTLFSTGKMVFYDVGLLTSGSKIIAYFSFGVLLLGISYLYQKVSSRMEEIQAREAEQSNESDLPEDEKNQF
- a CDS encoding FHA domain-containing protein, with amino-acid sequence MRETAKIVIRTPGQESDGSFAYVSQGRSITVGRYTGGDELDLSVYNQLISKRHCRIHYDAQYQLWIEDLDSKNGTELNGQRLVPYEKYPFAEGDSLTLVNGLIQLRVEGDLEETREYRISDLLGEGVRLQDHLQTVQIGEVEIPLSKKEYQLFKLLYSQLDHFVTREQIVGQVWPERSMLESEPVGIDEINSLIYRTNRKLGVHFTIKSVYKKGVYMKSHVPD